Below is a window of Malus domestica chromosome 13, GDT2T_hap1 DNA.
TGGAACGAGCAATCTCGATGCCAAGGAAGTACTTCAATTGACCAAGATCTTTCAATTTGCATTTTTGCATAAGAAAGAACTTTATATCTTCAATGTCTTGTAGATTATTCCCTGCCAAAatgatatcatctacataaacaagAAGAGCAGTAAATTTTCTGGCTTGGTTTTGGACGAACAATGAATAATCTGCCTTGGATTGACTGTACCCAGCTTGCTTAAGAGCTAATGAGAGTTTAAGAAACCACTGACAGGAAGCTTGTTTGAGGCCGTACAACGATTTATAGAGCTTACAGACTCGTGTCTCCTCTTTTCGACCGAAACCAAGAGGTAAAGACATGTAAACATCTTCATGAAGATCTCCATGAAGGAAGGCATTGTTAACATCAAGTTGATAGAGATGCCAATGGTGGAGAGAAGCAACAGCAAAAAAGAGACGGACAGTAGCATGTTTGGTGACCGGGGTGAAAGTTTCGCGGTAGTCTAAGCCTTCAATCTGACTGTAGCCTTTAGCAAGCAACCGTGCTTTATACCGTTCAATGGATCCATCAAAGTTGAACTTGATTTTGTATACCCACTTGAAACCGACTAGTTTCTTGCCAGGAGGTAAAGGTTGAAGGGACCAAGTGTCGTTGGCTTCAAGGGTAGCCAATTCATGTTCCATGGCAAGGCGCCACTTGGGGTCAGAAGAAGCTTGGGCAAAGGAGCGAGGCTCGGTCGCAACTGAAATAGAAGTGGTGAAAGCATAATGCGTGGGTGACAAGCGATCATATGAGAGAACAGTGAATAAGGGATGAGAGGTACCTCCAGTGTTAGGCAACGCCGAGTTAGATGATGGGAGAGATCGAGAAGGGAGTGTGGCATCGATGTGATACTGCTGAAGATAGCGAGATGGATGGGTGGTGCGTGTGAGCCGTGGAAGAGGAACCGAAGCAAGAGAATGGTCAGGGGTCGTACGCATGGCATGGGGCGCAGGCATGAGATCTAGTGCATGGGTCTTATGCATGGAAGAAGAATAGAAGGGTCAGTGGAAGAGGTAGGCATGAGATCATTAAAAACAGGCTCTTGAGCGTGGGGCAGCACAAGGGAAGAATCTACAGCAGAAGAGGGGAAGGGGAATGTTGTCTCATGAAACAAGACATCACGAGAGATGAAGATTTTCACCGTAGTGAGATCATATAACCGATAACCTTTGGTGCCGTATGGATAACCGAGGAAAATACAGCGCGTAGCCCGTGCATCAAATTTGGTGGGACGGTGATGATGGgaagaggcaaaacataagcaCCTAAAGACCCTGAGATGATCATAGATGGGTGGTTTGTGAAAGAGCAGTTCATAGGGCGTTTTCCCCTTAAGGACTGAGGCGGGAGTACGATTAATAAGATATATGGCGGTTAAAATGGCATCACCCCAAAACTTCTTAGGAAGATTGGCTTGAAACAATAGGGTTCGGGCTACATTAAGGAGATGACGATGTTTTTGCTCGGCTACGCCATTTTGCTGTGGGGTAGAAACACAACTAGTCTGATGGAAGATCCCTTTATCTGAGAAAATTTGTGTCATCATAAATTCTGGTCCATTGTCACTGCGAATGGTTTTAATCTTGGAAGAAAATTGGTTTTCAACAAGGTTGATGTAGGTAGTAAGGTATTGACAAGCATCGGACTTATGGTGCATAAGGTAGACCCAAGTGCATCATGAATAGTCATCAATTATGGTTAAAAAATATTGTGCCCTAGTAATGGTAGGAACATGATAACCTCCCCAAATATCAACATGAATTAATTCAAAAGGGGCATGTGTATTAATTGAACTCAATGGAAATGAAACACGGGTCTGTTTAGCTAATGGACAGATTACACAATCACCAATATCAGAAAATGGCATGGTTCTAACAGAATGAGATAGGGCAGGGAGGCTTTTATTGGAAAGATAGCCAAGATGTTGATGCCAAAGCTGAGGGGAAGTTGTGGTGATGGCTGAAACAGAATGGCTACCAAGTATCTTCGCAGTATTAAGATAATAAAGTCCTTCTCGCTCAGTTCCCGTCCCAATCATCATCCCCAATCGTTGGTCCTGAAGCATAATATGGCAAAGCACGAAGAGGTTTTAGTAAGTTTGCTAACAGATATCAAATTCAATCTGAATGATGGAACACAAAGCACATTATGTAAAACAAGATCATTCGAGAAACGAATGGTGCCAATGTGAGGCACATCGGTAAGAGCATGGTTGGGAAGATGCACTTGTCGACTCGTAATGGGTTTACTGCTAGTCATCAAGTGGGGCAGGCAAACAATGTGGTATGTGGCTCCAGTGTCAAAGATCCAACTTGTGTCTTCACTGAAAAAAGAAGCACAAAAATTTTGACCTGATAGATCATTCATGCTAGACACAGAAGTGACATGATTGGCCAGGTGGTTGGACTTGTTCTTGTCGAGAAGAGCAAGGAGATGATGATATTGTTCCACAGTAAGGCTATACGAAGGAAAAGGCGCTGCTGAACTTGCCGGATTAGAATCAACATGGTTCTTCTTCGAAACAAATCCACTTCAATCTTGATGATCAGCCTTGTCATTGGAGGAATTCATCCTCTTTAGCTTGCGACAGTAGTCAATAGTGTGGCCTTTCAACCCACAATAGTCACACTTAAGATGTGCCCGACATGTCTCTGAGGTGTGCCCTACGATGTTGCAGCGATCATAATGAAAATGGGGATTCTTGGGTGTGAAGTTCCTATTAGAATTCTTTGAATTACCTCATACTGCAAAAGCTGCTGCATCGATGATGAAGGCTTTGCTAGATGTGTGATTTAAAACTGCTCTTTGTTTCTCATCTTGTATGATAAGTGAGTAGGCTTTGTTAACGGCAAGAAGAGGATCCATAAGTAAGATTTGTCCTCTAACTGCTGCGTAAGCATCATTAAGCCTCATTAGAAACTTTATGGTCTTTTGATTTTGCTAAAACTGCAACACTTCTTTTACAGTGCCACATGTACAATTTGGAATAGAGCACAATGCATCACGCTCATCCCAGAGACCTTTCAATTTGGTATAGTAAGCACCAATATTCATATTACCTTGAACGCAGCCATGTATCTCTTGTTCAATATGAAAGAGATGTACGTTGTTCACATGTGAAAAACGTTCCTTCAAATCATCCCAGATATCATGAGCAATGTCATTGTAAATCACACTTGCCCTAATATCTTGGGAGACCGAGTTGAGAAGCCATGACTTGACAAGATTATTGCAGCGTGTCCACCGTTGAAGTTCTGCGTTCCTCTTGGCCTTTTGATGGTCCCATCAATAAAACCTTCCTTATTTTTAGCAATGAGAGCCATAATCATGGCACGGCTCCAGGTTGGATAGGTTTCTTCATTTAGTTGTTGAGTAACTAAGATAGCTCTAGGCTGATCAGAGTGATGGAGATAAAGCGGATCATTGGGATCATCATACTTGCTCATCTCAGGCTTAGTTGAGGATTTGGTTATGGTGGTATCTTCGAGCACCATGGATGTCGGCGAGAAGAAATATGGTTGTTAGGGTTTCTTGCTGTGTTGTAAACGGCAAAGAAATTGGTTATCAGAGGCTCAGAAGCTCTAGTACCATGTAAAGAATTCGATAATTGTATATATGAATTCATTCACTTTACAATAGATCAATACGAAGGTATTTATACAATACAATGATCAATTAAGATCCTACAATCATGCCTACATAAGTTGTTCCTTATTCTACATAATTAGCCCTAACAGCTTTTACTTTCCTCAACACCATCATTGACATGTTGGCCAGGAGGTATGAGGGACTTGACTTCAGCAAACCTACTTGCACTCTTGAACTTGCCAGTCCCTCCAATCACAGTCAAGTGTGACATGGGGCTCCCAATTTTGAATATCCCATAGAAGTTCAAGGCATCTCCATACTCACCTCCTTCAATTATGGCTGTGAACACCATCATCTGTGTTGACCCGTCAGCCGAGCTAGCAACGTAGACGCCTGGGCCTTTTTGATCATCTGCGAGCCCAGATCAGGTGATGTTGTCAGAATATCATCGATGACAATGATGGTTCCAAATCCAGGCTCAAACCGTCTGGACTTAATGGAGTCTGAGGAGCCTGACCATTTTATTTTCCAGAGAATGTTGTACCAACTAAGCCGGTGCCAAGTGGAATCCCATTAACGCCGTTGACGGTTGGAATGGCTCCATTAGCATTAGGAATGGCTACCCTGTCTTATGGCGGCAGGAAGCCTATGGGCCTGGCAAATGGCACTTAGCCGCCGTAGATGTTGCCAAGTAGACCAGTGATGGGCCTAGCTGTGGGGCTGCTGCCTCCCAAGATGTCATGCATGTACATCTTAAGGATTGGCCCATGGCCACTGGCTTGGACTGGGTCAACCACTGCCTTGACCACTGAGGCAATTAGCAATGTGACCAAAATGGAAAAAAGAGACTGGTTGAACATGTTCAAGAgttgaagtgttttttttttcttgtattttgatGGGGTTTTGAGGATTTTGAAGGAGAAGGGAAAGTGCTTTTGTGAGTGTTGAGTTTGGGAAATGGCTTCTGCTTTTATATAGAATGAAGAAACGGGATTTGTGAGATGGCGTTGTTTAAACGTGCatcattttgttttgggacTTTTTGACAGCAATTATTTAAGCTAAAAATTATATGCAAATTATGCAATTAGTGGCTGATAGGATAGCAGTGGGCGATGTGTCCAGAGTGCATTGGGtacaaccaaacaaattatcataaaataatgaaagaaaatttgacatttatataaaataaaataaatgacttggttatgttgttttaattttatAGGCATTTGACAATATCCTTTTAAGGCACCATAAATTTCTTTGTGCATGTTGTTCGTACAAAAAAACTTATCCTTTTAAGGCACCAAGGGATCGATTTTTGTAACAATATTATTGATGATGTTTATATTGATTGCAGTGATAATATGAGTAACACGATAAAACACTCTGTTATTGAAATGTTAGCTACTAATGTCATAAAAAATTTATCGAGGATGACATCGAGGTCGGGCTCTTGATAGGGCTATTATCTTTTAGTTGTTTGACGTTTTTTAGACTCAGCCTCAGGCCTTCCTTAGTTTATTCAATCAAATGATTATAGATAAATAGGAGGGTGTTCTAAGTTAAAAAGAGTGTGAAAATCAACTtaaatactaattcatataggACTTGTGTTATACAACAGTAGTTTCAAGAAATACAATTCTCTTTTTATTGGAATTGACTGCCGTTATAGCAATACTGGAGTGAGATTGACTTTGAAgttttccccaaaaaaaaaaaggaatattgATGGCTTATTCGTCCCCGTGTCTTTGGTGACTTGTTTGAAGAATAACAGATACAGAAAGAATAATGGCAATGTAACAAATGGAGATTACATAATCAATCAATCATGGCACGTCTGAGTTATCAATCTCCTGCACAGCCTCTTCACGATCCATCACTTTCGACTGCCTCACCGCCGGCGAAATCAACGTCCATActgcattaaaatttaatttaaaaatcaaGAAAGATGATGGTATGCACAAAAATAAACCGATTTACGTGTACAGAAGCAATCCAACTAAGAAATCATATATACGGGATTACTTACACAATACTGAAGCTGCAAACCATTCGTTGACGATTTTTACCCATGTACTAGTCCATCCGACATCGATGCTCCACCTGAATGTTTTTCCAGAGTGTTAGTTAACCATATCAATTTCATACGAAATGGAGATCTCCCAAATAAAGTCATCTGTGAATGATAGAtgattccttacttcttagcgGAGTTACTGAGGTTCCAACTGATGAACAACATCGCAAAATACATGCACCCCAAGGAAAATGTTAGGTGGAAAAATCCGTACTTGTAAGGGATGTCGTCATCCTCTCGAACTTGATCTTTGTAAAACTGGATAGCACGAGAAGTAGGTTTTAGTTTTCTGCTAAATAACAGGATTGAACATCTTGGTAACTTTTTAAGTTTTAGCAGTCAGTAAGAAACAATGTTGAATATTTCAAACTTTGCTCTTTAATACTTTCTCTGCCATTGTCTGAGCAACCAAATAAGGTTAGTATAACTTATGCTTGCAACACACAAAGAGAAAATATTCACCGGAAATGACTGTGAATCTATGCCAGTTGAAAAAGTCGCCATGACAATAGAACATATCGCGATCAGGAAGCCCTGCTAGAAGGACAGTGTAACACAACATATTACTGCTGTTGAGATTGATACTTGGTAAATTTGGTGTGTGTGATTGTTAAACTCATCGGTAGAATACTAGAATATCCAAGCCCGATTTAATGATCTACAAAGTGAGAACTCGGAACCAGTTGAAAGAggcaaccaaaaaacaaaaagaaaaaaaaaagaactaatCAACTCTTACTAGTACTGTAGTCCAATCGTGACCTTCATTCCCTTGTTTTTGTCTGTTGCATTCCTCATTTGCAGGTTCACTGAAAATCCATGTATTAAGATCAGCACAATAACTAATTTTTTAAGTTGAATGAAACATATTAGGAGATTTCAATTAATCATAAGTTGAATGAAACATGAAATTATCTTGATTTAGACGAAAGTTAAATAATTCATGGCATAAATTTACAACCGGAGAATATAATCGATACACAATAAGCACGAGGAGTTAAGAACGGTGAGAAAACATCTCATAGAAAGTTTAGCTGAATCTGAATACTTGATACATGGATTGAAGTCCTAACCTTCTGATGGCAGACCAACATAGGAAAACAAGATATGAAGCCATAATTCCGGAAGATAAAAGACCTCTGTTTACCTGTTTTTAAGCAAACACAGAGAATCTCTTCTTAACTCGAGTAAGGATGCGatctttgaacaaaaaaaaaaaaaaatactaaaatgaAGATATACATCAGATAGACGTGTTGCGAAGAGAAATGTATACCTTCGAATGTAGTGATATCACCATCATCACGACAAGTAGAATCACAGTCCATGTGATGAAAAAGATGTTGAGAGCACACAATAATTTCATCCCGTATGATGAGTACATGAATGCGATTCCACCCATAGAAGCAATGTAAAACAGTGTAGACATGAATAACCCAAGGGAGCAGCTGTAGAGTATAAGAGAAGATCTATCAAGTGAATTTATGACCAacagaagaaataaaaagataaagcaATAGTCATAATTCCGTAAGTTATGCTTATATAATAGAATACTGTGTGATTCCGAATACAACTATCCTTTCCTTCCCCCGATAAACCAGAATATGTGGATACTTTGTGCTGCACGAAAAGATGTCATGGATATTGAAGGGTATGTAACAGAAAATTGTGCAGGGACGTGAGCTTGGACCAAAGGAGCTAGAGATACACTGTGACCAAGTTCATCCGAGAAGTACAGTACCAATAGTGAATATGTATATCACACGGAATGGAAGCATCATGGAGTCCTTGTTAATAAGAAGCCATACCTGTGCTTCTTTTGCTCATCAGGCATCCAGTACTTATTCCACCATGTAATAAACTGGATCACACTTATAAGTTGAAGAACGAGAAATATCCTGTCATGAAGAGTATAAACCATATGTTAGCCACAAAATTTTCTGCAATCCAAGCTGCAGCTTCATCTTAACAAGGGGTTGAAACAATGTCTTTCTAAGATCTAACAGGAACTATTTCTATTGTAACACTGCATAAGATTTGTTCATCGGTTTTAGATTTTCGGTCTTCTACACATTTAGTTACACGGCACTACAGATTTCTAAAACCACTCGCCGATATGGATTTGAAAAGTTTTAAATATGGCTTAACAGCAAGCAGTTCAAGCATGTGTAGAATCAAAATCAGAAATGTTACCCTGCACCGACACGAGCAAATTCACCTGTAAGAAAATAGGAaaagtttgttaatttttggaaattattttttaagatgTTTCAAGAATGGAGGATGAGATAGGTCATAGGTGTTTAATTTGAAGGAAAGTATAAGTATTTTTTGGTAACAGAACCCATATAAAGTATATTCTGTTTTTCGGCACAGATTATGTTattaacttttcttttttaagcATAGTATCTACTTGCATAAATCTGGCGTGATTGCAAAAAATAACCATTGAAACAGATTCTTCTCCTATATTCTAAAACCAGATGGGTCAAGTAAGTCATGTTGTTTCTCAGCTGTTGCATAAAATACCGAAGATCAAGAAAGgcgaaaaaaatatatatgccaTGAAGTGTTTCTGATTgagcccaaaataaatgtacCGTATAATTGAATGAAGTGTGGAGGGATGAAGAGTGGAACCACCATTGACACAAACAATATGCAAAACTTGAATCCCCACAATCCAGAATGCCATACATTGCGAGCTTCACttagttttcttgttttagatgCAGTGAGGaacattagaaagaaaaatatctgAATTCGATGTTAAGGATGCTTGATCTTTAAGGGCAGAGAATTATAGATAGGAAAATTCGTAGCCGAAAACAATGATGAAATATACAGTAACAATTTATTGGTATAAGCTATTTCCTTATCCATTATATGATAACAGATATCAATCCTGCCATCAGAATCTTATGACTCAACAATCAACATATGTAATAAGGTTCTTCTGTAACAGAAAAGCACTCATAGGACAAGAAGAAAGATACAAAGCTTCCTAAACTCACGCGAAGAACTCCCAGCGTACGGAAACAATCGCTTCCGTGAATTCCACAAGATTTAAAATCTGCAATAGAAATTTAAGAAGTAAACACACAGAAAGCATCACCACATATACCTTTTCTATTCCCAATTATGTGTAAACCGCCTCCATTAATGTGTGGCAGGATTAGAAATTTCTGTTTTTAAATGTTGGTTATGTGAGAAAGAACATGTTTTTGGGATATTGTATCAGATAAAGATCGCAATGAATATAGCTTTTGATCTGCATAACGTTTTATAATGGTAGGGACCAAAATTAAGTTAGaagtaaaatcaaatattttgagAAGGGAGAACTGTTACATACAATGGAGCTGAGGCAGAACCCCTTGCCCATAGTCGCGAATAAACCAAGCACAAAGATTTGTAAATAAGAAGATTACGCCATATATATAACGGGCTCGCAGCGATTTTTTCTTTGCTGCTAAATAATCAATCCTCTTTTGCTCCAATGACTCAGATACTTCTTCCCAAGGAACAACCTCTGCCACAGCTTCAACTCCTTCAGCAGATACATTCATTCTGCAGTTAAGGGCACAAAAATGTCACTTCATATTCAATTGCTTTTCACATTGTTCTTGGACTAGAGATGCAGCTTACAGAGGGTAATGTAGCTGAAAATAAAACGATAAGAAACCGATCAATGTGCAACAATAGAACGAAAATGCGGGTTTTAGATAAATGCAGactggttttggtttgggaaaaGTTCATCCATCAAATTGTATTTACAGTAAATCAAAGATCAACAGATCAAACTAAAATCATCGGATATACATTGCATCACGTCTAATTTTTTCCGTTTCATGCACACGACAATCAGATGAAACTGAAGACGAAAAACTCAAACCACTCCCAATTAAACATTTATAACAGATGAGcgcaaaataattcaaaatatccAGCAAACTGAAAACAGAACTCCCACATTGATAATAATATCCGCAAACAATGACTGAAACATTGAACTGAAATCAAAATATGTGATACCTTTTCAGGTGATATCCTTATCAGGAAATCGAATAATGTACCCAAGAATGGACTGAAAAGTGGAAGTGAGAAGGAAACTAAGCAACGGGGTTCCGATTAGCAAAGGATAATGTGAAAACATTAACAGTTAACTTGTGGAGAGCACAAAACTGTGAAAACATAAACAGCTAACTTGTAGAGAGCACAAAACTGTGAAAACATAAGCAGTTAACTTGTAGAGAGCACAAAACTGACCTTTACCATATATTTGGAGTGCAGTGTGAGGTTTTGAGTGTTAACTCATCAAGAATGGCGTGTCAAGCTCGCTCACAACTCCCAtatagagaagaaaaaaaagactaaTAAGTACTATTCACATAAgtaatttgaatatttttctctttttattcgAGCGATATTCTAAAGTTAAATCTAAACTCGGAGTAGGAGGGTAACACACTGCTGTAGCAGATTGACTATTTTATATTCGAGCTCACTTATTTAGTTTGAACAAGAATGAAGATTAATAAGTATTATGCAAATGAAGTGTCAAGCTCACTTATCACTTCTAGGAAAGAAGACTAAGAATTAAGTAGGTTGCCAACTATGCACAGCAACTTTGTAACCTAGATTACGGGGAAAGGAAGTATACTGCTCTAGTCAATTTAGATTATGGGGAAAGGAAGTATATGCGACTGTCTAAGTTTGCATATAGAAATTCTATCATGTAAACGGTTGTATAAGTGCTTTCTATCTCCATCATTTGATAAGTAGACAAAGAATGTACAACCAGTTAGACCCAAGATTTTTTCGGAGTAGGGtttatcaaaattcaaaatgggTCACTAGAAGTAGACAGTTGTATCATATTAATTTGTTAATGCCATAAACCCTTTGTCAATGTCCTTTTATGTGATGTCAAGATGCCTTCTCCAAACATTATAGAAAAACACCCTTGAACGAATGAATCTGCAAAGAATTcaacatataatataattttggCATTTCAGGACACATttggtatttttgtttttgttttttttaaattttgttgtgCCTTTTTGTCTGCTCACTTTTTGACAATTGATACGAAGCATGCATTCAAAATTAGTTAACAACAGGGATGAACCCTATACAGCTACATCATTTGCAACATCATCTCCTACACCTTTCAAGCAACAATATTTAACTAGGAAAAAGAAAACCCAATTCGAAATTTTGATAAACAATCCTCCCAACCCTCAAAAACTTCTCAATGATGAGAGATTCTCTAATCTCATGCAACCAAGAATTAGTTTCAGTAGCGTGATTGTTCATTAACCGCTTGCTACGTATTTAAAAGTGTACTACTACAATAAATGAATATCACATAATGAATTAGTGACATAAGAGGATATCTGGTCAATGAGGTAAAACAAGAAAGCTATCATAACCTATAATACTTAATTAGTTTAGACCCTCTAAAAACTGATAATGTTCGACGCTTAATAAATTAAATTAGTGTAATAACACTTTAGTTGAAAGACATTTTTCTTTAAACCGgtgcttttaagtgttttaactatAGCAAATTTAAACTTAGCCAAGTTAATTCGAGCAATGTGCTCCTCTTTTTGCATCCAAATTCGAATCTTCCTCTGTACATATATGCAAAATAAGTaattaagaaatgttttgtATGTGTGTGAATGTGGTGAGTTGAGTATTGAGATGAAAGTATCATGAAaaatggaagaaagattgtGGAGCAAGATGGGTGGCCTTTGAATTTAGATGGAAAAAAAGATTGAAGGTGTTTGGAAAAGACAAAGGACGTCAGGACACAAGGTTGGTTGAGCCATTTGATTGCCCAACTTTCTACTCTTTATGTTGGTTTCTAGAGCGTGTGGGTACAAACCTACCACGCGCCTTTAGTAACAGTTGACTGAAGCGGCCGAGCaactttgctttttttttttttttttctttctattttttatccGTAAAAATACAAAGTAAATTAtgtgctttgtttttttttttatttcattctaTTTTACTACTTGAAGTCTTAAAGTGATCTTTGTGTTACAGGACTTCAGTACACCGGCGCTAAGAATCTGTTCGAAAATTGAGTCAGTATTCAGTCATTGGAGTCAACATCAATCTTTTCGAATGCCCAATTAATATATAATCATTGGAACCAATCTTTTCAAGTGCCCAATCAGTATTTAATCATTGAATTCAACGTCAATCTTTTTGAAGGCCCAATCATTCAATACCTTAAGTTGGAGCTAGTGCACATTATTGAAACCCAAACTTAAGGAAGTAGATTTGAGCCTTGTGGCGCAAGTCAAGACATGTCGAGAGAATAACTTGCTCTAGTaccataaaaaaatttcatgccCATCATGGGCTAAACTACATCATCGGTTTCATTCTAACTTAACCACTTATTAATAGGtgttgggtttttatcacaaaatgtctAGAAGAATTTAAGGGTGGAATCTACCATATATTAATTGTGTATCTTTTTGTCATATGCCTAATGTGGGATTCAATTCTCCAACAGGGATGGTATCACCCTCTAGAGTGTATCACGTGCAAGTCACTTTacttaatttgacaaaaagttgAATAGAATAACTTTGAATCTAATAGTAAGATGAATTTTTCAATTGTAAATGAATTAAAGGACTTATTTTTTTTCgaaaaaataaacttaatttttaccaaaacagaaattaaggcTAATGATGAgttgattttatattatatattttaccccattcttaatatattttggtatttgtttttgtaggattTTGATACTATGATTTATATTTCTAATGTAGGACATGGGACTTCCTCCTaagcaaaaagtgatcaaacgaACTAATTTTTGAGTGATTCTAATTGACGAGCGTTTgaaagtttttcaattttttcatatAATGGACCATTGATTTATGGTGAATAAATAAAGGATCAACGCGCAAAGCTGCCAAAGTGATGTTTCAGACTTAGTTGGACCTTTTGGTGTCCAAGATGACATGTTTTGACGATAGGCCTTTCTACAAAGATGTTCAACAAGACTTAAGTTTTAAAAATCAAGACCTCTTGAGCTAGTTTTGGAGTTGGTTTGAACGTTGCAGATTCTACACATTAGTATAGGAGATTGTTTCCTAGTCTATCTTAATTTATTATGTTTCGTAGTTTTTAGAATATATTTTCTAGGAAGGATTTGTGGTAATATAAATAGCTTTGGCCAGCCATTAGGGATTCTCTACACACCACAGATTTTGAAGAGAGAACTCGGCTAGGTTTCTAAAGATTGATATTTTGTTATGAGGTGttgtccttctttttcttcttaatgacgttttctttgtttatgaatatgcataaccTTCTTTTGCTATGGTGAGTGATGAGTCGATATTATACTACATATTTTACCCCAttcttagttataatttattggttattttggtaaaattttgatactttgaattatattttcaatgtagaaCATTAAACTTCCTCTtgagcaaaaagtgatcaaacggattaattttggagtgattccaattggaggatgcTTGTGATATAAAAAAATACAGATTTGGGTCGTCATGAATCATTTTGAGATAGTATTTAGTACTATCCGTATGTATATAGGTTTATCCTTCATCCTTTCTGAAGTTTCGATGGAAGGATTCCTTTACTAACACGATGCAGCCAACTCCATTTGTTAGAACAACTTCCATTGAATCTCTGCACctatccttttttattttcggtTTATGACTCACTGAGCCGAGATCACTAATTACTACTAATCTAATACTAATGAAAAtgctaatataatataaaagAACTGTCTTTTCAGTATACTTTCCCCGGTTCCGT
It encodes the following:
- the LOC103404885 gene encoding uncharacterized protein, with the translated sequence MNVSAEGVEAVAEVVPWEEVSESLEQKRIDYLAAKKKSLRARYIYGVIFLFTNLCAWFIRDYGQGVLPQLHYFKSCGIHGSDCFRTLGVLRVSLGSFIFFFLMFLTASKTRKLSEARNVWHSGLWGFKFCILFVSMVVPLFIPPHFIQLYGEFARVGAGIFLVLQLISVIQFITWWNKYWMPDEQKKHSCSLGLFMSTLFYIASMGGIAFMYSSYGMKLLCALNIFFITWTVILLVVMMVISLHSKVNRGLLSSGIMASYLVFLCWSAIRSEPANEECNRQKQGNEGHDWTTVLGFLIAICSIVMATFSTGIDSQSFPFYKDQVREDDDIPYKYGFFHLTFSLGCMYFAMLFISWNLSNSAKKWSIDVGWTSTWVKIVNEWFAASVLLWTLISPAVRQSKVMDREEAVQEIDNSDVP